The Macrobrachium nipponense isolate FS-2020 chromosome 44, ASM1510439v2, whole genome shotgun sequence genome contains the following window.
AGTCTCGCAACTGATCAGACCATTCAAGGACCTAAGAAAAAGGCCACTGTTGATTTCGAGGAAATGTTTGCTGGGGATATGGACAGTACTTCTCTTTCCTCAATGCCACACCCCATGGATGTTCTTCTGGCTCTCTTCATGTGCTCATCAAATTTTCTAAGGCAAATTATTTGTGAGAAGTTGTTCATGTGCAAGTTAAGCATCCCTTTGGTTATACCTTCAGTCCTGGGAGAAGAACCATTGTCTCTCCTTTGGTCTTTGAGAAGCACTGTTgcagaattcaagcttccaagtgGAGACCTTTATGAAACGTCAGTTGTAACGCATCCAATCCCTATTGTGTCGTGTCTCAGGGTAGGAGAGATTTCAAGATCTAAATCAAAATTcctaaatgaaatattaaatgacCAGAGTCACCCTACTTTCTTTCATCGGGACTGCCAGAATGGAATGAATGGACGTATTCTCTCAGAAGGAGTTCTAGAGATTGCATGGTACTTTCCCCCAAAGCGACATGAAAACATTGATTTGAGTAGAGATTTAGCTTTCGTAAATCTTCGGGGAGATGGAGAGTCAACCAGGATAGCCAAGAGCGTGGAGTTTTTGTGCAAAATATCTAGTGTTGTGATAGTAATGATAGATGTAAATGGCACGGGGCATTCTGACAAAATTGATAGTTTAACATCAAAATTCTCACACGATACACAACTGATCCTTTTGGTCACAAAACAAGCGAGCACCAAATTTGATGAAACGAGTAAAATGAGAATCAAGAAATTGATTGATTCACTCCAATGTAAAGGATTGCCACTGGAAAATATTGTTTTTGACTTTGATGCCAGGggggaaaaaaacattaaacatttgAAAAGCAAAATTAGTGCCTTGATTAACATGAATCTGGCTGTCAGAACTGAAGAGGTGTCTATTGAAGAGTGCATGAAGTTGGCTGATAGTCTAAAGATTGGTGTGGATGAAAACACTTCAGAATGCAGTAAAAGCAAAAAGATGGCATCATCAATAATACAAGGTATTTGCAAACGTGGTATGGATAATCTTAAAGCCAAGAATATGCCATTGCAATGTCAACCCTGGCAGGAATGGGCTGAATTGCACAAAGAAGAGCacagacgagagaggagaggaaacgaTAGTATGGACTCTTATATGGACAAAATTGCTAATGATATGAGAAAACTCAGACAAAAACAATTGCGACTAATTGAAAATCCAAACATAGCCCGTGATGCATTTTTAGATAACCTTACGGATCCGGTCAGTGAAGAGATCCTCTACTTCCTGCGGTGGTTAAAGCTTCATCTGGATGAAATCTCAAGACAAACACTACCGAGTCTACAAAAGGAGTGTAgccaaaaatggaataaaatccgTGAGTGCGAAGACGCGACACAACGGGCAGCCTTACAAGTTGAGTTggatgaaagtgaaaaaaaactagCTGAAGCTTCTTTTGGGTTAGAACATTTCATGAGAGAAATTGCACAGGCCTATGAATCTGTTCAGTACATGGGAAATGAAGCATCAGCAAAAACTCGAGAACAAATGCAATGTCTCCCAAGTATCATGGCGGAGCTGATGCTTTTAGGTTACCCTCTGGAAATAATGGATGGAGATGCTGCACATATACCAATGAAGTGGGTACAAGCTGTTCTTAGTCAGCTCACAAAAAGGATTGGTGATAAGAAAATCTTTGTACTTTCCGTTTTAGGAATCCAGAGCTCTGGAAAGTCTACCTTGCTCAACACTATGTTTGGCCTTCAGTTTGCTGTAGCAGCTGGTAGATGTACTCGAGGTGTGTTTGCACAGCTTTTGCCAGTTTGCACAGAGTATTCTGGTACTACATATGATTACATACTGGTTGTAGATACAGAAGGTTTAAGAGCAGCTGAATTAGGCAAAGCCAAACTTCAACATGATAATGAAATTGCCACTCTGGTTATTGGTTTAGGGGATATAACACTTGTCAATGTTAAAGGAGAAAATGTCTCTGAAATGGAGGATGTACTTCAGATTGTAGTTCATGCTCTGCTGAAAATGAGTTTAGTGAACAAGAATCTTAAATTGCAGCCATCTTGCATTTTCATTCATCAAAATGTTTCTGCTCAGGACGCTTCCCAGAAATTGAGAACTGGCCAGCAGAGGTTCATAGAGACACTTGATAAAGTAACAAAAGCTGCAGGAAAGCAAGAGGATAATCCCCAGTACACCAGATTCAGGCAACTTATCAACTTTGACATAAACAaagatattttctatatatcggACTTATGGAAAGGAGACCCACCAATGGCACCTGTCAACCCTGGCTACAGTgagaatataaataatgtgaagcAAAAATTAATGACAGACGTAATGAAGAAAAGATCCTTCCACCTGACAGCTGATAAATTTTGTGCTAGACTGAAAGATCTTTGGAATGGGATTCTGgatcaaaattttgtttttagtttcaaAAATAGCCTTGAAATGGATGCTTACAATTCATTAGAAAGTGAATTATCTGATATTCTGTGGTCAATGAAGTCGTCAGCTATGGAGTGGTTCAAtagtaaaagaaatttaatttccaaCAGAGAAAGTGAACTGGAGAAACTGAGTCTAGATTTGACATCAGAGTGCAGACAGCATCTAGACAAAGTATATCAGGAGGCAGTCAAGAGACTTGACAATTACTTCATCACTCACGAGGATAGATCCTTTTTGGAACAATGGCGTGCAAATTCTGCTTTAAAATTAAAAGCAAGTTATAGCAACAAAGCAGATAGTGTCATTGATAATATAAGATGTGAAATAGAAAAGAGGAAAATCCAAATTGAacagaagaaagatatgaaagccTATATAAATAGGATAATGACTGAAGCACAggaactggcagaaaatctaagaCTGCAAGAGGGCAAGAGTAAACTAAGTGAAGAAGAGCTGAAAGACACGTTCAGGGAAAAGTGGAATGAATGGCTGAAGACAATacctcaaaaagaaaaggaagacctGAATGTTGTAGAGCAAATAAATGATACCCTCGAAAGAGTCTTCGTGCAGGATTTACCTTTACTCAAAAAGGTTCAGGAGGAGAGGTGTTTAGAAACGGCTCGTGAGAACTGCGTAAAAGCCATCGAAACTTATGCTACTGACAGAATATATTTGTCTCGCAATGGCTTTTGGAATATGCTTTCCAAGGATAAAGATGTTATTTTAAAGTATCTGaatgaagtgatagaaaacgtcaAAGCAGTTGTGAGAGataaacaagataaaaagaatCAGATAAACCAAGAATGTGCACAAAAGATAATCAGATGCGTGCGTGAGACTGTTAAGAAATTAGGTTCAGTCTTGAAATGTTCCAATGTGAATGAGTTAGAAATTTGCTTAGCAATATTTTTATGTCAGTATGCTTCCCATCCTTACTCCAGAATATCTAAATTGGAGCCTGGACCAGGAAAGACTTATGAAGTGGTTGCGTATGGCATTCTTCCTGCTTTTGAACAAGTTCTCCTCAAAACCTTTACACATTATAAAGAAGTCATGAAAAGAGTTAAACCAGAACTCATGTTACAGAATAGCTCcaggaatttcaactttgatatTAAGAAGCACACGCAGATGACTAAGGAGAAGTCTAAGAGTGT
Protein-coding sequences here:
- the LOC135204013 gene encoding interferon-induced very large GTPase 1-like isoform X1 gives rise to the protein MPSIKCPVPGCGYVTEDLDVAVVAALLTLHNNVHSSPSTAKVEVKRPCILAASTRENWPSFKSRWSEYVDATKITGQEKVEQLLECCDEQLRRDLTTSLGGALTDKTEEELLAAIERLLVHEKRLTVPRESLHNLPRDSGASSDEQTGALTQTDNKGEAEPEKDEKPQNHHDMKVTQGVIERNISHKEVQNKDNSLLEIERKDVLEKKISRMEVAGQKLDKNSGGIEVCKHFVDSSDSDMEVSEEDTESGGFMVIHKADDVSPLEKQEELLGKLGLSKYVKGEKISLLDVVTQSSGKRDLMSDIPWHVFSKILMLDYRGRDDIISPAIENSLATDQTIQGPKKKATVDFEEMFAGDMDSTSLSSMPHPMDVLLALFMCSSNFLRQIICEKLFMCKLSIPLVIPSVLGEEPLSLLWSLRSTVAEFKLPSGDLYETSVVTHPIPIVSCLRVGEISRSKSKFLNEILNDQSHPTFFHRDCQNGMNGRILSEGVLEIAWYFPPKRHENIDLSRDLAFVNLRGDGESTRIAKSVEFLCKISSVVIVMIDVNGTGHSDKIDSLTSKFSHDTQLILLVTKQASTKFDETSKMRIKKLIDSLQCKGLPLENIVFDFDARGEKNIKHLKSKISALINMNLAVRTEEVSIEECMKLADSLKIGVDENTSECSKSKKMASSIIQGICKRGMDNLKAKNMPLQCQPWQEWAELHKEEHRRERRGNDSMDSYMDKIANDMRKLRQKQLRLIENPNIARDAFLDNLTDPVSEEILYFLRWLKLHLDEISRQTLPSLQKECSQKWNKIRECEDATQRAALQVELDESEKKLAEASFGLEHFMREIAQAYESVQYMGNEASAKTREQMQCLPSIMAELMLLGYPLEIMDGDAAHIPMKWVQAVLSQLTKRIGDKKIFVLSVLGIQSSGKSTLLNTMFGLQFAVAAGRCTRGVFAQLLPVCTEYSGTTYDYILVVDTEGLRAAELGKAKLQHDNEIATLVIGLGDITLVNVKGENVSEMEDVLQIVVHALLKMSLVNKNLKLQPSCIFIHQNVSAQDASQKLRTGQQRFIETLDKVTKAAGKQEDNPQYTRFRQLINFDINKDIFYISDLWKGDPPMAPVNPGYSENINNVKQKLMTDVMKKRSFHLTADKFCARLKDLWNGILDQNFVFSFKNSLEMDAYNSLESELSDILWSMKSSAMEWFNSKRNLISNRESELEKLSLDLTSECRQHLDKVYQEAVKRLDNYFITHEDRSFLEQWRANSALKLKASYSNKADSVIDNIRCEIEKRKIQIEQKKDMKAYINRIMTEAQELAENLRLQEGKSKLSEEELKDTFREKWNEWLKTIPQKEKEDLNVVEQINDTLERVFVQDLPLLKKVQEERCLETARENCVKAIETYATDRIYLSRNGFWNMLSKDKDVILKYLNEVIENVKAVVRDKQDKKNQINQECAQKIIRCVRETVKKLGSVLKCSNVNELEICLAIFLCQYASHPYSRISKLEPGPGKTYEVVAYGILPAFEQVLLKTFTHYKEVMKRVKPELMLQNSSRNFNFDIKKHTQMTKEKSKSVEQHVQPLIDNLFVDVQTITDKVQCFSEHSIEEIIHMVVSMESKCNDVSFTKTFRTELIVYLCQFCLPKFCEKQKRYVEDRDQRLVYERDNYGPCFERFKNFYFKFTDEQALANVLSERVAKAIENAVNIDVARTLAEDVRNNVSQLQLKPAFLKSVLSELLEVDEFREFHLYLSDLDESLQKWLCYYIDRYLFTQQTNEPNRYTTIASQKIEGLTSEVCNKILAEAPTEDENSFLMWIKDFHSRVKDILTLPLEDLLSLSEGYNIVSLKTFTKSFSEIVQKSQNVIKDTFRNHTPADHKDTQEDNVYNLIAAECKGCTERCPFCSAPCSLNTPGHTEGGVNHTALEHYPEACGRYRWKDSQKLVTESCTMLVAGDARFSCGATNGQYHPYKDYKEIYPHWEIHGDLSVEATPYWKWFLVQYEAQLAEVFEAERPDIPSSWRRITKDDALNSLEK
- the LOC135204013 gene encoding interferon-induced very large GTPase 1-like isoform X2 — its product is MKVTQGVIERNISHKEVQNKDNSLLEIERKDVLEKKISRMEVAGQKLDKNSGGIEVCKHFVDSSDSDMEVSEEDTESGGFMVIHKADDVSPLEKQEELLGKLGLSKYVKGEKISLLDVVTQSSGKRDLMSDIPWHVFSKILMLDYRGRDDIISPAIENSLATDQTIQGPKKKATVDFEEMFAGDMDSTSLSSMPHPMDVLLALFMCSSNFLRQIICEKLFMCKLSIPLVIPSVLGEEPLSLLWSLRSTVAEFKLPSGDLYETSVVTHPIPIVSCLRVGEISRSKSKFLNEILNDQSHPTFFHRDCQNGMNGRILSEGVLEIAWYFPPKRHENIDLSRDLAFVNLRGDGESTRIAKSVEFLCKISSVVIVMIDVNGTGHSDKIDSLTSKFSHDTQLILLVTKQASTKFDETSKMRIKKLIDSLQCKGLPLENIVFDFDARGEKNIKHLKSKISALINMNLAVRTEEVSIEECMKLADSLKIGVDENTSECSKSKKMASSIIQGICKRGMDNLKAKNMPLQCQPWQEWAELHKEEHRRERRGNDSMDSYMDKIANDMRKLRQKQLRLIENPNIARDAFLDNLTDPVSEEILYFLRWLKLHLDEISRQTLPSLQKECSQKWNKIRECEDATQRAALQVELDESEKKLAEASFGLEHFMREIAQAYESVQYMGNEASAKTREQMQCLPSIMAELMLLGYPLEIMDGDAAHIPMKWVQAVLSQLTKRIGDKKIFVLSVLGIQSSGKSTLLNTMFGLQFAVAAGRCTRGVFAQLLPVCTEYSGTTYDYILVVDTEGLRAAELGKAKLQHDNEIATLVIGLGDITLVNVKGENVSEMEDVLQIVVHALLKMSLVNKNLKLQPSCIFIHQNVSAQDASQKLRTGQQRFIETLDKVTKAAGKQEDNPQYTRFRQLINFDINKDIFYISDLWKGDPPMAPVNPGYSENINNVKQKLMTDVMKKRSFHLTADKFCARLKDLWNGILDQNFVFSFKNSLEMDAYNSLESELSDILWSMKSSAMEWFNSKRNLISNRESELEKLSLDLTSECRQHLDKVYQEAVKRLDNYFITHEDRSFLEQWRANSALKLKASYSNKADSVIDNIRCEIEKRKIQIEQKKDMKAYINRIMTEAQELAENLRLQEGKSKLSEEELKDTFREKWNEWLKTIPQKEKEDLNVVEQINDTLERVFVQDLPLLKKVQEERCLETARENCVKAIETYATDRIYLSRNGFWNMLSKDKDVILKYLNEVIENVKAVVRDKQDKKNQINQECAQKIIRCVRETVKKLGSVLKCSNVNELEICLAIFLCQYASHPYSRISKLEPGPGKTYEVVAYGILPAFEQVLLKTFTHYKEVMKRVKPELMLQNSSRNFNFDIKKHTQMTKEKSKSVEQHVQPLIDNLFVDVQTITDKVQCFSEHSIEEIIHMVVSMESKCNDVSFTKTFRTELIVYLCQFCLPKFCEKQKRYVEDRDQRLVYERDNYGPCFERFKNFYFKFTDEQALANVLSERVAKAIENAVNIDVARTLAEDVRNNVSQLQLKPAFLKSVLSELLEVDEFREFHLYLSDLDESLQKWLCYYIDRYLFTQQTNEPNRYTTIASQKIEGLTSEVCNKILAEAPTEDENSFLMWIKDFHSRVKDILTLPLEDLLSLSEGYNIVSLKTFTKSFSEIVQKSQNVIKDTFRNHTPADHKDTQEDNVYNLIAAECKGCTERCPFCSAPCSLNTPGHTEGGVNHTALEHYPEACGRYRWKDSQKLVTESCTMLVAGDARFSCGATNGQYHPYKDYKEIYPHWEIHGDLSVEATPYWKWFLVQYEAQLAEVFEAERPDIPSSWRRITKDDALNSLEK